The Sediminicola sp. YIK13 genomic sequence CTTCCATGGCGCCCAGAATAGTCAGGTCCACATGTTGCCCCCTGATCATTCCAAAACTTGTTGCAGAATCAAAAAAAGAGGCTCCCGGCAAGGTGGTTATGGTCTGTTTACCTGCATTGATTATATCCGCATCTTCCTCTCCTTCAAACGGAAAAGGGCCCATCCCCAATACCCCGTTCTCACTTTGGAATTCTACGCTTATGTCTTCCCTTACAAAATTGGCTACCAAGGTTGGTATGCCAATCCCGAGATTAACGTAATATCCGTCCTTAACTTCCTTGGCAATTCGCTTTGCTATTCCGTTTTTATCCAACATAACTATGATCTTTGTCTTACGGTTCGTTGCTCTATTCTTTTCTCGTAGGCCTTCCCTTGAAATATTTTATTTACAAAGATTCCGGGCACATGTATCTCGTTCGGATCCAAGGCACCGGCCGGCAAAAGTTCCTCTACCTCAGCTACCGTTATTTTTGCCGCCCCACACATGCAGGGATTGAAATTTCTTGCTGTCCCCTTAAAAATAAGATTCCCGGCTTCATCCCCTTTCCATGCCTTTACAAAGGCAAAATCGGCCTTAAAAGCTTCCTCTAGTACATACATTTTACCATTAAACTCACGGGTCTCCTTTCCTTCGGCCACTTCCGTACCATAACCGGCAGGAGTATAAAAGGCTGGGAAACCAGCTTGGGCGGCCCTGCATTTTTCAGCTAAAGTACCTTGGGGCGTTAATTCTACATCGAGTTCCCCGCTCAACATTTGGCGTTCAAATTCATCGTTCTCACCTACATAAGAAGAAATCATTTTTTTTACTTGATGCTTGTGCAATAGCAGGCCAAGTCCAAAATCATCTACACCAGCGTTGTTGGAAATACAGGTCAGATCCTTTATTCCTATGCGTACAAGCTCATTTATTGCATTTTCCGGGATTCCACAGAGTCCAAAGCCTCCTAACATAAAGGTCATTCCGTCCTTTACGCCTTTCAAGGCTTCTTCTACAGATCCTACAGTTTTAGATATCATATAATGAAGTTTAGTATAGGTAATTTACAAAAAACATCCCTAAGACGTAACGTAAATGTGCATTAGGTTTGGCCGTGGATATGAAATTGGGATACTTCTAGAATTAGTAGGCTAGAAGTCCAGATCATCCAGATCATCAGTAGGTTTTTTCGGTCCAGGAGCCGCTTCATCAATTTTGTTACAATCCACATTGATGCTCAATTCCTCTGGCTTTTCAAATTCTTTCAATGATATTCCCAAATCTTTATCGGAGTAATTTTTCTTCATATAAAGCCCCCAAATAGGAAGTGCCATAGAAGCTCCTTGCCCATATAGAATACTTTTAAAATGGGTGGCCCGTTCTTCTCCCCCAACCCATACTCCGGTCACCAAATTAGGGACCATCCCCATAAACCAACCATCACTCTGGTTTTGTGTGGTTCCCGTTTTACCGGCTATTGGGTTTTTAAATTCATAAGGATATCCAGTAATCACTTCTTTATAGACCGACTGGTCTTTTGCTCCAGTAGTTCTTAAGCGCGTCCCAGAGCCCCCTTGTGTAACGCCTTCCATTAAATTCACCATGGCATAGGCCACATCCTTGCTTAATACGTCCCTAGTTTCAGGAATATATTCATAAAGCACGGTTCCGTTTTTATCTTCTATTCTGGTGAGCATTACGGGCTTCACATAAACCCCTTGGTTTGCGAAGGTACCATAGGCTCCTACCATTTCATACACATTGATATCGGGTGTTCCCAAGGCAATGGATGGCACTTCTGGAATATTGGAGGTGATTCCTAAATTCTTTGCAATGGTCACCACAGATTTTGGGCCTATACGGTCCATCAATTGGGCCGTAATGGTATTTACGGAATTGGCCAGTGCGTATTTAAGGGTCATATTCTCCCCGGAATATTTGCCATTTGAATTGGAAGGACACCACGCTTCCATATTGCCATGTTTGTGTGCTTCGATACAATATTGGATATCTGATAGCACATCACAAGGAGATAAACGCAACTGGTCTATGGCTGCGGCATAAACGATAGGCTTAAAGGTAGAACCAACCTGACGGGCACCCTGTATCACGTTATCGTACTGAAAATGCTTATAATTTAAACCTCCTACCCAGGCCTTTACATGTCCTGTTTGCGGTTCCATGGACATCATAGCAGTTCTTAAAAAGGATTTATAGTACCGGATGGAATCCAATGGGGTAAGTGTCGTATCTTTTTCTTTGGTGGGACTGTTCCAGTCAAAAACGGTCATTTCCGTAGGCACCTTGAAAGAAGCTCTAATCTCCTTTTCGGATTTCCCCTCATTCCTCATGATCCTCCATCTATCCGAGGATTTTAAGGCCCTTTCCATAATGGTATTAACCTCTTCGGGCGTAATATCCAAGAAAGGAGCGGTTTTATTTCTATCAGGGGTATTCTGGTGAAAGAATTCTGCCTGAAGCTTTTTCATATGCTCCTGTACAGCCTCTTCAGCATTTTGTTGCATACGGGAATCAATGGTCGTATAGACCTTTAGGCCATCCAGGTAAATATTGTATTTTTCACCGTCAGGTTTAGGGTTATCCCTTACCCATTTGTTCATAAAGCCTTGAATGTACATCCTGAAGTAGGTTGCCAGTCCTTCCCGATGTGATTCTGGGTTGAAATTGATATCCATTTTTGTGGCCTGCAAAGAATCGCTCACCTCTTCCGTGATATAGTCGTATTTGGCCATCTGCTCCAATACGGTATTTCTCCTGTTGAAGACCAATTCTTCCCTACGAATAGGATTGTAGAAAGAGGAGTTTTTCAACATGCCTACCAATACGGCAGATTCTTCAATTTTTAGGTCCTTGGGTTCTTTGCCAAAATAGATTTTAGAGGCAGAAAGGATACCATCTGCATTATAATTGAAATCATAGATATTCATGTACATGGCTATGATTTCTTCCTTGGTATACTGCCGTTCCAATCGAATGGCAATAACCCACTCTTTTATTTTTTGGGTAATGGTTTCAAAAAGGTTTTTGGAACGTACCCCAACAAACAACTGCCTTGCTAACTGTTGTGTAATTGTACTGGCACCACCCTTGGATCCCATATAGGCCACTGCCCTTAATGTTCCCCTGGCATCTATCCCTGAATGCTCATAATATCTGGCATCTTCCGTGGCGACCAAGGCATCCACCAAATTCTGTGGCAAATCTGAATAAACAATGGGTGTCCGGTTGTCATCCAAATACAATTTCCCCAATGTTTTTCCATCCGAGGAAATTATTTCGGTTGCCAAATTGGTCTGTGGGTTTTCCAAACGGTCAAAGGAGGGGAGTTCCCCGAAGACGCCCCAAGAGGCCAATAAAAATAGGAGTCCAACTGCCCCAATTCCAGAGGCAAATATGATCCAAAACCATTTGATGTACTTGTAAAAATTTGTGTTCTTTTTTTTCTTCGGAGCCGCTGCCATTACTTACTTTTTTCTATTTGAAAACCAACGTCTGTTATTCCTTTAAGATCCATGATCCCTTCCACACTGCCATTTTTTCTCATGGCATGTGAAATTTCTAAAGTATATTCGCCCTTCGTAGGAAAAACGACGTTTTCCTTATACCATAATTTATTCTCTTTGAGACTTCCGTGTCCCGTGCCGAGCCATTCCCCGTCCGGTTTGGACATCTCATATTCCAAAGTGTCCTTGATGGTCTCCCCAGTAGGAAAATTAAGTTCTGCGATCAAAAATAGATTGCTATAGGAATAGGTCTCGTCATTTCTGATATTGATAAAGATATTGTGTTTGGAGATGGTATCCTGTTCTGTAAACTTAAAGGATACGATATTGTCCTTGTTCCAATACCCATCGTTTGTAGCTTTATATTCCGAACGCACAGTATTGGTTTCACAGGAAGCCAGCACCATGAGTACAAGAATCGGCAAGATATTCTTAAGCATTGTTAGCGGGTCGTTTTTTGTTGTTTCTACGCTTGTTGTTTTGGTTTTTGCCTTTGTTTCTATTTCTTTTCTGCTTAGGCTTATCAAATCGGGTAAGGCTATCTTGTCCCACGACATTTTCGAAAACTTTTTCCTTTTCGACGCCTACCACTTCATTGTCTGCGGCATACTCCTCTAAGCTGGCGATTTTCTCGTTATTCTTATTTTTTTGAAGTATTTCATTGACCTGATCCTTGGTCAAAGCATGCCAGTTAGCGGGCTCATCCCTATAGGAAAACCACAGCATACTCTTAAAAATGTCTACTTTTTGACAAAAAGCGATCCCTTTTCCTGTAGAGATCCTAGTTTCTTGGGAAGGAAAGTCCTTTAAGGCATCTAGGTATACATCCAACTCATAGTTTAAGCAACACTTAAGCTTACCGCATTGACCTGCCAATTTCTGTGGATTAAGGGACAATTGCTGGTAGCGGGCTGCGGCGGTGCTGACGGACCTAAAATCTGTCAGCCATGTAGAACAGCATAGTTCCCGCCCACAAGACCCAATACCCCCAAGGCGTTGTGCCTCTTGTCGGTATCCAATTTGTCTCATTTCAATGCGTATGGAAAAGGCCTTGGCCATATCCTTTATCAACTGTCTAAAATCTACG encodes the following:
- a CDS encoding CoA transferase subunit A, encoding MISKTVGSVEEALKGVKDGMTFMLGGFGLCGIPENAINELVRIGIKDLTCISNNAGVDDFGLGLLLHKHQVKKMISSYVGENDEFERQMLSGELDVELTPQGTLAEKCRAAQAGFPAFYTPAGYGTEVAEGKETREFNGKMYVLEEAFKADFAFVKAWKGDEAGNLIFKGTARNFNPCMCGAAKITVAEVEELLPAGALDPNEIHVPGIFVNKIFQGKAYEKRIEQRTVRQRS
- a CDS encoding gliding motility lipoprotein GldH, which codes for MLKNILPILVLMVLASCETNTVRSEYKATNDGYWNKDNIVSFKFTEQDTISKHNIFINIRNDETYSYSNLFLIAELNFPTGETIKDTLEYEMSKPDGEWLGTGHGSLKENKLWYKENVVFPTKGEYTLEISHAMRKNGSVEGIMDLKGITDVGFQIEKSK
- a CDS encoding PSP1 domain-containing protein, yielding MGCSSCSTGKDGQPRGCKNNGTCGTDGCNKLTVFDWLSNMSLPNGQKPFDCVEVRFKNSRKEFFRNTDNITLSIGDIIATQAKTGHDIGMVTLTGELVKVQMKKKKEDYNDKDLPKIYRKASQKDIDIWQKCRDREEEIKKRAREIAITLNLQMKISDVEFQGDGSKATFYYTAEERVDFRQLIKDMAKAFSIRIEMRQIGYRQEAQRLGGIGSCGRELCCSTWLTDFRSVSTAAARYQQLSLNPQKLAGQCGKLKCCLNYELDVYLDALKDFPSQETRISTGKGIAFCQKVDIFKSMLWFSYRDEPANWHALTKDQVNEILQKNKNNEKIASLEEYAADNEVVGVEKEKVFENVVGQDSLTRFDKPKQKRNRNKGKNQNNKRRNNKKRPANNA
- a CDS encoding penicillin-binding protein 1A; amino-acid sequence: MAAAPKKKKNTNFYKYIKWFWIIFASGIGAVGLLFLLASWGVFGELPSFDRLENPQTNLATEIISSDGKTLGKLYLDDNRTPIVYSDLPQNLVDALVATEDARYYEHSGIDARGTLRAVAYMGSKGGASTITQQLARQLFVGVRSKNLFETITQKIKEWVIAIRLERQYTKEEIIAMYMNIYDFNYNADGILSASKIYFGKEPKDLKIEESAVLVGMLKNSSFYNPIRREELVFNRRNTVLEQMAKYDYITEEVSDSLQATKMDINFNPESHREGLATYFRMYIQGFMNKWVRDNPKPDGEKYNIYLDGLKVYTTIDSRMQQNAEEAVQEHMKKLQAEFFHQNTPDRNKTAPFLDITPEEVNTIMERALKSSDRWRIMRNEGKSEKEIRASFKVPTEMTVFDWNSPTKEKDTTLTPLDSIRYYKSFLRTAMMSMEPQTGHVKAWVGGLNYKHFQYDNVIQGARQVGSTFKPIVYAAAIDQLRLSPCDVLSDIQYCIEAHKHGNMEAWCPSNSNGKYSGENMTLKYALANSVNTITAQLMDRIGPKSVVTIAKNLGITSNIPEVPSIALGTPDINVYEMVGAYGTFANQGVYVKPVMLTRIEDKNGTVLYEYIPETRDVLSKDVAYAMVNLMEGVTQGGSGTRLRTTGAKDQSVYKEVITGYPYEFKNPIAGKTGTTQNQSDGWFMGMVPNLVTGVWVGGEERATHFKSILYGQGASMALPIWGLYMKKNYSDKDLGISLKEFEKPEELSINVDCNKIDEAAPGPKKPTDDLDDLDF